A single window of Rhizobium sp. SL42 DNA harbors:
- a CDS encoding ABC transporter substrate-binding protein, with protein MLKTKLKYTLLATALMLGGSAMSANAASYCADGNTVTFAGIDWESGALITEVMKTILSKGYDCKVDSIPGNSVTLEQATANNDVQIFAEEWIGRSDVWNNAAAAGQVTSVGKTFVGASEGWFVPEYLVKGDEARGIKAAAPDLKSVSQLSDPKFVELFKDPEEPSKGRFLNCPSGWTCEGVNTAKLEAYKLTDTYVNFRPGTGTALDAAISSAYLQGEPVLFYYWSPTAVMGKFKLVQLEEPAYDEACWKELTSATGKREAGCAFPAVEVAYGVNSTFAKEAPEIIEILGKATFPLEEVNASLAYMVDQKADAAAAANEFLKTKGDVWGAWVSADAKAKIEASLK; from the coding sequence ATGCTGAAGACCAAACTGAAATATACACTGCTTGCCACCGCCTTGATGCTTGGCGGTTCCGCCATGAGCGCCAATGCCGCATCCTATTGCGCCGACGGCAATACCGTCACCTTTGCCGGCATCGACTGGGAAAGCGGCGCCCTGATCACGGAAGTGATGAAGACGATCCTTTCCAAGGGCTATGACTGCAAGGTGGACTCGATCCCCGGCAATTCGGTGACCCTGGAGCAGGCGACCGCCAACAATGACGTGCAGATCTTTGCCGAGGAATGGATCGGCCGTTCCGACGTCTGGAACAATGCCGCAGCCGCCGGTCAGGTGACGTCTGTCGGCAAGACCTTTGTCGGTGCGTCGGAGGGCTGGTTCGTGCCCGAATATCTCGTCAAGGGCGACGAAGCTCGCGGCATCAAGGCCGCAGCGCCGGACCTGAAAAGCGTTTCGCAGCTTTCCGATCCAAAGTTCGTCGAGCTGTTCAAGGATCCGGAAGAGCCGTCCAAGGGCCGCTTCCTCAATTGCCCGTCTGGCTGGACCTGCGAAGGTGTGAACACCGCCAAGCTCGAGGCCTACAAGCTGACGGACACCTATGTGAATTTCCGTCCCGGCACGGGCACGGCGCTCGATGCGGCGATCAGCTCGGCTTATCTGCAGGGCGAGCCGGTGCTCTTCTACTACTGGAGCCCGACAGCCGTGATGGGCAAGTTCAAGCTGGTCCAGCTCGAAGAGCCGGCCTATGACGAGGCTTGCTGGAAGGAACTGACGAGTGCCACCGGCAAGCGCGAGGCAGGCTGCGCCTTCCCGGCCGTCGAAGTCGCCTACGGCGTCAACAGCACCTTTGCCAAGGAAGCGCCGGAGATCATCGAAATTCTCGGCAAGGCCACCTTCCCGCTGGAAGAGGTCAATGCGAGCCTCGCCTATATGGTCGATCAGAAGGCTGATGCGGCGGCTGCCGCAAACGAGTTCCTGAAGACCAAGGGCGATGTCTGGGGCGCATGGGTCTCCGCCGATGCCAAGGCCAAGATCGAGGCCTCGCTGAAATAA